A portion of the Diprion similis isolate iyDipSimi1 chromosome 4, iyDipSimi1.1, whole genome shotgun sequence genome contains these proteins:
- the LOC124406090 gene encoding nuclear receptor coactivator 1 isoform X3 → MSAVTGNNTKKRKKSDAKPQSQLNKCLNEKRRRTQENLYIDELAELISAQDMSSGKTDKCQILQRTVDQIRHIRQQEGSNSHAVQQGEVSSSNPNILSNDQVGPILLEALDGFLFVVNAEGRVEYITDNISQYISYTKDDVFGKDIYNIIHHGDHKTFMASLLPMSIGLTSEPQPQTRNRTFNCRFLVKPPDDKEETMEEKQQRISKYETMQICSALLPNNTDRLESGDVSSESLDGPCMMCVARRIPHSEKPITSIKQFTVKLDTIGRITWIDSSGLSPPYSKYISKDLIGSKIQDLCHPLDVNKLNAHLDNTLHTHEGTSTMYRLRVKADKFLNVQTKSRLFKANGINGHESDFLMATHSIIGDNELTPNEGGQLSNSKTCSGHSSNHCTNSSNNNNGNNNNNVGGPLMTGAHLNGQSSCNTGRGLAAARAPTSSSSSNLNVFSANDTSSCNPLTSLSTTSNSFNQFSGNMELDFELFPSTTWEPLDSGHSWGDRSDSRASGPTNSRPPSQPAPASPSPQGSYSVNSATGATSHCSPMRAYSPTTVHTSRSFSNSFSFSPLQETQTAVTATPSSANTNGGGGVLANKRLEESKGCPPVTPVNVDTNKSQHSAAPAPDTQNCTVSTESRRLRNLLTKGASTSDENQDNINNTVSDNQNKHRILKTLLKEADDEDLHLDIDNKKVRPSNSGISKSSTDHSKTSSGNNMLLELLNDKNDDDDLETRAGLKKRHELLQQLLKDQDEEGKSHDSQNRGDDPLLKSLGFNNPTPPLSQSGNHGGQSQVGQKRPGETGDEDLAAKRTMDGLHQVTSSGNNSSSNASTSKLWEKNKMLAWLLAQQPSEPKTKPSVPLHELSAIPQETLPRIKAAQQKTWATAQPVVSNPSTTTSTPIQSQPRLPRTSTNIYDFNPQQRPQVGSMNPEFGTTSGETRRSVQVEQNWLETSGSDPILSDLLDQVIDIVPDTITDPTAIINLLDIIESPQNNAVDEKIAAINAIHKSLILCETVVNPTSSTITMPGTPPAYSTALGNTPVTTGHNYQPPPMYQQQQQRARFNNVQQNVVRQSSAQFSQQQLQLQQRTKQLQHQQQQQQQQQLKQRLLQQQQQQQLLIPSNATATDQLPTDIHNIDSLLNNTVAPNVSLQRSSVSDSQVSPGYGGLSVQLPSTHRLTHSYSHPSTLPQHSVVNTNFNNGQQGSAAARLSPHSPASILSFSHPQSLSPRVTQGNYGNGPRMFVNSVRPQPQQSVSQQQQQRSMPSPGTPASARQSPFPADTFPPPPASPTAGQFPPVPNAGAANPSGQYRLQRTTSTPSATTQLPGGINSPRHYGGMNKEQPLLSPSHPHSGCPSQPSLNQHNVTNAQHLSNQHPAMIYHSNTTLNSTEVQNNQFCYDRASVSLYSSGPGDTSNTRPLPPGNPNSHQMGGNTGSGGTMTEFVRQELRAIVGARTQQQQQQRIPNNIQNNLSGQVSAEELDALGLTYEMSSAGEAVVSDGPAKSWAIGSAGSAPSSSRTTMEEVARGDPKSSLLQKLLSE, encoded by the exons ATGAGTGCAGTCACTGGTAACAACaccaagaaaagaaagaaatcagATGCCAAGCCCCAGTCTCAGCT TAACAAGTGCCTTAATGAAAAGAGACGGAGGACCCAGGAGAACCTCTACATCGACGAGCTTGCCGAGCTGATCTCCGCCCAGGACATGAGCTCTGGCAAGACCGATAAATGTCAAATTCTCCAGAGAACAGTCGATCag atcCGGCACATAAGACAACAAGAAGGCTCTAATAGTCATGCTGTACAGCAGGGGGAAGTTTCCTCGTCAAATCCCAACATATTATCTAATGACCAAGTTGGCCCTATTTTACTTGAG gCATTAGATGGATTTTTATTCGTTGTGAACGCCGAGGGGAGAGTCGAGTACATTACGGATAATATATCTCAATATATTTCTTATACAAAAGATGATGTGTTTGGAAAAGatatctataatattatacatcacGGAGATCATAAAACGTTCATGGCAAGCTTGCTTCCGATGTCAATAG GGTTGACAAGCGAGCCTCAACCACAGACGAGAAATCGGACATTTAATTGCCGTTTTTTGGTGAAGCCTCCTGATGATAAAGAAGAGACTATGGAAGAGAAGCAACAGAGAATATCAAAGTACGAAACTATGCAAATCTGTTCAGCGCTTCTTCCAAACAACACAGATCGCCTAGAAAGTGGAGACGTTTCCTCAGAATCCTTAGATGGGCCATGCATGATGTGTGTTGCCCGGCGAATACCCCACAGTGAAAAGCCGATAACGTCCATTAAACAATTCACTGTTAAACTTGACACTATTGGCAGGATTACATGGATCGACAGCAGCGGCTTGTCTCCTCCATACTCCAAGTACATAAGCAAG GACCTAATTGGCTCTAAAATACAAGACTTGTGCCATCCACTGGATGTGAATAAGTTGAATGCTCATTTGGATAATACGCTTCACACCCATGAAGGCACGAGTACAATGTATCGGCTCCGTGTGAAAGCAGACAAGTTCCTTAACGTGCAAACGAAGTCAAGACTCTTTAAAGCAAATGGGATTAATGGCCACGAAAGTGATTTCTTGATGGCAACACATTCTATTATTGG GGACAATGAGTTAACGCCTAACGAGGGTGGTCAGCTTTCCAACAGCAAAACGTGCTCTGGACATTCTAGTAACCATTGTACgaatagtagtaataataataatggtaacaataacaataacgtcGGTGGTCCATTGATGACCGGGGCTCATCTTAATGGCCAATCGAGTTGCAATACCGGCCGGGGGCTGGCAGCGGCACGGGCACCAacatcctcctcctcgtcaaACTTGAATGTATTTAGTGCAAACGATACTTCGTCGTGCAATCCTTTAACTTCACTGAGTACGACAAGTAATTCGTTCAACCAATTTTCGGGGAACATGGAATTGGACTTTGAGCTTTTCCCTAGTACCACATGGGAACCACTGGACAGCGGACATAGTTGGGGAGATCGATCTGACTCGAGGGCAAGCGGACCGACTAATTCTCGACCCCCCTCGCAGCCAGCCCCGGCATCTCCGAGCCCCCAAGGATCATACTCCGTTAATTCTGCTACTGGCGCCACATCCCACTGTAGCCCAATGCGCGCATACAGCCCAACCACGGTGCACACCAGTAGATCCTTCAGTAATTCCTTCTCGTTCAGTCCTCTTCAGGAGACGCAAACGGCGGTCACTGCCACACCTTCAAGCGCTAATACCAACGGGGGTGGTGGGGTATTGGCTAACAAGAGATTGGAGGAGAGCAAGGGATGCCCACCTGTTACACCTGTCAATGTTGATACAAACAAAAGTCAGCATAGCGCCGCACCAGCCCCAGACACACAGAACTGTACTGTTTCTACAGAGTCTCGAAGACTCAGGAATCTTTTGACCAAGGGAGCTAGCACTAGTGACGAAAATCAAGACAATATCAATAATACTGTCTCTGACAACCAAAACAAGCATAGGATACTGAAGACATTGCTTAAGGAGGCTGATGATGAGGATCTTCATCTTGATATAGATAACAAAAAAGTACGGCCAAGCAATAGCGGTATATCCAAATCCAGCACCGATCATTCCAAGACTTCAAGCGGAAACAACATGTTGTTGGAG TTATTAAATGacaaaaatgacgacgacgacttgGAAACCAGAGCGGGTTTAAAGAAGCGGCATGAACTTTTACAGCAGCTCCTAAAAGACCAGgacgaagaaggaaaaagtcACGACTCACAG AACCGCGGCGATGATCCTCTATTGAAAAGTCTTGGATTTAATAACCCGACACCACCGCTGTCACAATCAGGCAATCATGGAGGCCAGTCACAAGTTGGTCAAAAGAGACCAGGTGAGACTGGAGATGAAGATTTGGCTGCAAAACGTACAATGGACGGGCTGCACCAAGTAACTTCTTCTGGCAATAACTCGTCCTCGAATGCCTCAACCAGTAAGCTATgggagaagaataaaatgcTCGCCTGGCTTTTAGCACAACAGCCCTCTGAACCGAAAACTAAACCTTCAGTACCTCTCCATGAATTATCAGCAATTCCACAG GAAACGCTACCTCGCATTAAGGCAGCACAGCAAAAAACCTGGGCCACTGCGCAACCAGTTGTTAGTAATCCATCTACAACGACAAGCACTCCGATCCAAAGTCAACCTCGACTACCTCGCACTTCGACTAATATCTATGATTTTAATCCG caACAGCGACCTCAAGTGGGTTCTATGAATCCAGAATTTGGAACTACTAGTGGAGAAACTCGTCGTTCTGTTCAGGTAGAACAGAATTGGCTGGAAACTTCAGGGTCTGATCCCATACTTTCTGATCTATTAGATCAAGTCATAGACATTGTGCCAGATACAATCACAG ATCCAACAGCGATCATAAATCTTTTAGACATCATCGAATCGCCTCAGAATAATGCTGTAGACGAGAAAATAGCTGCTATTAACGCCATTCACAAGTCATTGATACTATGCGAAACTGTAGTGAACCCTACGTCTTCCACGATAACGATGCCTGGAACACCGCCTGCATACTCCACCGCA TTGGGAAATACTCCTGTGACAACCGGCCATAATTACCAGCCACCTCCTATGtaccagcaacagcagcaaagGGCAAGATTTAATAACGTCCAACAGAATGTTGTACGCCAGTCATCAGCCCAATTCAGTCAACAACAGTTACAGTTGCAACAGAGAACTAAGCAGCTTCAAcatcaacagcagcaacagcagcaacagcaacttAAGCAACGGTTGCttcagcaacagcagcaacaacaacttCTTATACCTTCTAATGCAACTGCCACTGACCAGTTACCGACCGACATTCACAACATTGATAGTCTACTCAACAACACAGTGGCGCCTAACGTTTCACTACAG CGATCGAGCGTCTCCGACTCTCAGGTATCACCGGGTTATGGAGGATTATCCGTCCAGTTGCCTTCCACGCATCGTCTTACTCATTCATACTCACACCCTTCAACGTTACCTCAACA cTCTGTTGTGAACACCAACTTCAATAACGGGCAACAAGGATCAGCGGCAGCGAGGCTCTCCCCACACTCGCCCGCTAgcattttgtcattttcacaTCCACAATCGCTATCTCCTCGCGTAACTCAG GGAAATTACGGCAACGGACCAAGGATGTTCGTAAACTCAGTAAGACCGCAACCGCAACAGTCTGTCtcacagcaacaacagcaacgaTCCATGCCATCGCCTGGAACGCCTGCTTCGGCAAGGCAATCTCCTTTTCCTGCAGACACCTTTCCACCGCCACCTGCCTCACCTACCGCTGGTCAATTTCCTCCGGTTCCTAATGCAGGTGCGGCGAATCCCTCAGGACAATATAGACTTCAGCGAACTACATCAACTCCATCAGCAACAACACAGCTGCCAG GTGGGATAAATTCGCCCAGGCACTATGGGGGAATGAATAAGGAGCAGCCTCTTCTGTCGCCAAGTCACCCTCATTCTGGCTGTCCGTCTCAGCCATCGCTGAACCAACACAATGTCACCAACGCCCAACATCTATCGAATCAACACCCTGCTATGATTTATCACTCAAACACCACACTCAACTCCACTGAAGTACAGAATAACCAATTTTGTTACGATCGAGCGTCCGTTTCACTCTATTCGTCGGGGCCTGGGGATACATCGAACACCAGGCCTCTGCCTCCTGGCAATCCCAACAGTCACCAAATGGGTG GTAATACGGGAAGCGGTGGGACTATGACGGAGTTTGTTCGACAGGAGTTGAGAGCTATTGTTGGCGCTCGAacacaacagcagcaacaacagagGATACCCAACAACATCCAAAACAATTTATCTGGTCAAGTTTCTGCGGAAGAACTCGACGCCCTTGGTTTAACTTACGAGATGTCTTCTGCAG GTGAGGCTGTGGTTAGTGATGGCCCCGCCAAAAGCTGGGCCATTGGGAGTGCTGGAAGTGCACCCTCTTCCTCCAGG ACTACTATGGAGGAAGTGGCACGAGGTGATCCGAAATCATCCCTACTACAAAAACTATTATCCGAGTGA